A segment of the Leptolyngbya sp. NIES-3755 genome:
CTGAAGGCTTCCTGGGCTTTTGCAGTTTCAAACAGGAGATGGTGATGTCCCCAGATACAACGATTGACACAGCCCTAATTGCTTGCGATGAAACGATTCCAGGCGGTGCTTACTGGTCGCAGATTGTTCCGCGTAGTCGAACATTGCGAATTATGGCTCCAGAAGGATCAAGCGGCGTAGCAATGCTCTGTTACAACGCGGATAACTCGATCGAGCGTTACAATGCTGCCGATACTGCAAAAATCCAGTTCAATGCGTTTCTCAAAAAAGGTATGGTGCTTTACTCAGACATGGGGCGCGTTCTGTTTTCAATTACTGAAGATACTTGCGGCTTTCACGATACATTAGGCGGCTGTAGTAACCTTGCGACCAATGCGAAGTACGGTGACGGAGATTATAAAAATTCACGCGATAATTTTATGCTTGCCCTGATCAAGCGCAATCTTGGCAAAAAAGATATCATGCCGAACCTCAATCTCTTTACTCAAATCAGCGTTGAGC
Coding sequences within it:
- a CDS encoding urea carboxylase-associated protein 2 (similar to AA sequence:cyanobase_aa:LBDG_16120); translation: MSPDTTIDTALIACDETIPGGAYWSQIVPRSRTLRIMAPEGSSGVAMLCYNADNSIERYNAADTAKIQFNAFLKKGMVLYSDMGRVLFSITEDTCGFHDTLGGCSNLATNAKYGDGDYKNSRDNFMLALIKRNLGKKDIMPNLNLFTQISVEPNGNLVWAGKTAQPGDFIDLRAEMNVLVVLSNCPHPLDPNYDPKPIRAIVWNSPAPTSDDLCRTANPEVLRGFQNTDAIFA